In the Brassica napus cultivar Da-Ae chromosome A7, Da-Ae, whole genome shotgun sequence genome, one interval contains:
- the LOC106447217 gene encoding uncharacterized protein LOC106447217 isoform X1, which translates to MWAYICCRDLCPAYYNQADEEEIHVFRNASFKSLGLCRLLQYEIYSQTMVSRAVFHILLNTPKNFQLQIHLINVLLKSITHLRSTFNASFTQARRWNCDYKKEKEKVTDIRTGAAKLKEDSEADFHGAATNIVNAKLAKDFQSVLKEFQKAQRLAAEREIRYTHVVTKDIPTSYNAQELDIESLRTS; encoded by the exons ATGTGGGCTTATATTTGTTGTCGGGATTTATGTCCTGCTTACTACAACCAGGCCGATGAAGAGGAAATTCATGTGTTTCGAAACGCGTCGTTTAAGAGTTTAGGGTTGTGTCGTCTCCTCCAATACGAGATCTACTCACAAACTATGGTTTCGAGAGCGGTGTTTCATATTCTTCTTAACACTCCGAAAAACTTTCAGTTACAGATTCATCTTATTAATGTCCTTCTTAAATCCATCACCCACCTCCGATCTACTTTCAATGCGAGCTTCACTCAAGCAAGGCGGTGGAACTGCGACTATAAAAAG gaaaaagaaaaggttaCAGATATCAGAACTGGTGCAGCTAAACTTAAAGAAGATAGCGAAGCCGACTTCCATGGAGCAGCTACT AACATTGTGAATGCTAAACTGGCCAAAGATTTCCAATCAGTTCTCAAAGAGTTTCAGAAAGCTCAGAGACTTGCAGCTGAAAGAGAAATTAGATATACTCATGTGGTCACTAAAGATATACCTACCAG
- the LOC106447217 gene encoding uncharacterized protein LOC106447217 isoform X2, producing the protein MWAYICCRDLCPAYYNQADEEEIHVFRNASFKSLGLCRLLQYEIYSQTMVSRAVFHILLNTPKNFQLQIHLINVLLKSITHLRSTFNASFTQARRWNCDYKKEKEKVTDIRTGAAKLKEDSEADFHGAATFSKSFRKLRDLQLKEKLDILMWSLKIYLPVIMHRNWILNL; encoded by the exons ATGTGGGCTTATATTTGTTGTCGGGATTTATGTCCTGCTTACTACAACCAGGCCGATGAAGAGGAAATTCATGTGTTTCGAAACGCGTCGTTTAAGAGTTTAGGGTTGTGTCGTCTCCTCCAATACGAGATCTACTCACAAACTATGGTTTCGAGAGCGGTGTTTCATATTCTTCTTAACACTCCGAAAAACTTTCAGTTACAGATTCATCTTATTAATGTCCTTCTTAAATCCATCACCCACCTCCGATCTACTTTCAATGCGAGCTTCACTCAAGCAAGGCGGTGGAACTGCGACTATAAAAAG gaaaaagaaaaggttaCAGATATCAGAACTGGTGCAGCTAAACTTAAAGAAGATAGCGAAGCCGACTTCCATGGAGCAGCTACT TTCTCAAAGAGTTTCAGAAAGCTCAGAGACTTGCAGCTGAAAGAGAAATTAGATATACTCATGTGGTCACTAAAGATATACCTACCAG